In Janthinobacterium sp. J1-1, a single genomic region encodes these proteins:
- a CDS encoding Tex family protein: protein MLPTIEQRLALELAAKPVQVAAAIELLDEGATVPFIARYRKEATGGLDDIQLRLLEERLRYLRELEDRRAAIVASITEQNKMTPALLDAVMHAEDKTRLEDLYLPYKQKRRTKAQIAIEAGLSPLADGLLDNPELTPEMEAGKFLRDAFTSADGNNPGVADTKAALDGARQILMERFAEDATLLQTLREYVQEHGVVESKVVEGKQDEGEKFADYFDYSETIATVPSHRALALLRGRREGILDVILRLDTEAEKPKWDAPHNPCEGRIAARFGIKNQGRPADKWLSDTARWTWRVKSFMHLETELMGALRERSEQDAINVFATNLKALLLAAPAGQRATMGLDPGLRTGVKVAVVDATGKVVDTAVIYPHQPKNDWDGSLHTLGRLAAKHNVSLISIGNGTASRETDKLAQDLIKQHPEAKMTKIVVSEAGASVYSASEFASKELPDMDVSLRGAVSIARRLQDPLAELVKIDPKSIGVGQYQHDVSQSQLARSLDAVVEDCVNAVGVDVNTASAPLLARVSGLSASVAQSIVSYRDMKGAFTSRAALKGVPRLGDKTFEQAAGFLRVMGGDNPLDASAVHPESYPLVEKILADIKKDIKAVIGETSLLKTLSPAKYADETFGVPTISDILKELEKPGRDPRPEFTTATFKEGVEEIRDLRPDMILEGVVTNVAAFGAFVDIGVHQDGLVHISALSNTFVKDPHTVVKAGQVVRVKVLEVDEKRKRIALTMRLTDSAPQAGSKPEQKGDRNDRRSMAQHQSQTRNAPEPAGSMAAAFAKLRG from the coding sequence ATGCTGCCCACCATCGAACAACGTCTTGCCCTTGAACTTGCCGCCAAACCGGTGCAGGTTGCCGCCGCCATCGAACTGCTCGACGAAGGCGCCACCGTGCCCTTTATCGCCCGCTATCGCAAGGAAGCGACCGGCGGCCTGGACGATATCCAGCTGCGCCTGCTCGAAGAGCGCCTGCGCTACCTGCGCGAACTGGAAGACCGGCGCGCCGCCATCGTGGCCTCGATCACCGAACAGAACAAGATGACGCCGGCCCTGCTGGACGCCGTCATGCACGCCGAAGACAAGACGCGCCTGGAAGATTTGTACTTGCCCTATAAACAGAAGCGCCGCACCAAGGCCCAGATCGCCATCGAAGCGGGCTTGAGCCCGCTGGCCGATGGCTTGCTGGACAATCCGGAGCTGACGCCGGAAATGGAAGCGGGGAAGTTCCTGCGCGATGCGTTTACGAGTGCCGACGGCAATAACCCGGGCGTGGCGGACACCAAGGCCGCGCTGGACGGCGCGCGCCAGATCCTGATGGAGCGCTTCGCCGAAGACGCGACCCTGCTGCAAACCTTGCGCGAGTACGTGCAGGAGCATGGCGTGGTCGAATCGAAAGTGGTCGAAGGCAAGCAGGACGAAGGCGAAAAATTCGCCGATTATTTCGATTACTCGGAAACCATTGCCACGGTGCCATCGCACCGCGCGCTGGCCCTGCTGCGCGGCCGCCGCGAAGGCATCCTCGACGTCATCCTGCGCCTGGACACGGAAGCGGAAAAACCGAAATGGGATGCGCCGCACAATCCGTGCGAAGGCCGTATCGCCGCCCGCTTCGGCATCAAGAACCAGGGCCGCCCGGCCGACAAATGGCTGTCGGACACGGCGCGCTGGACCTGGCGCGTGAAAAGCTTCATGCACCTGGAAACCGAACTGATGGGCGCGCTGCGCGAACGCTCGGAGCAGGACGCCATCAATGTGTTTGCCACCAATTTGAAAGCGCTGCTGCTGGCGGCACCGGCCGGCCAGCGCGCCACCATGGGCCTGGACCCGGGCCTGCGCACGGGCGTGAAGGTGGCCGTGGTCGACGCCACCGGCAAGGTGGTCGACACGGCCGTGATCTACCCGCACCAGCCGAAAAACGACTGGGATGGCTCCTTGCATACCTTGGGCCGCCTGGCCGCCAAGCACAATGTGTCGTTGATTTCCATTGGCAACGGCACCGCCTCGCGCGAAACGGACAAGCTGGCGCAGGACCTGATCAAGCAGCATCCGGAAGCGAAGATGACGAAGATCGTCGTCTCGGAAGCGGGCGCGTCAGTGTATTCGGCGTCCGAGTTCGCCTCGAAAGAATTGCCGGACATGGATGTGTCCTTGCGCGGCGCCGTCTCGATCGCGCGCCGTTTGCAGGACCCGCTGGCCGAGCTGGTGAAAATCGACCCGAAATCGATCGGCGTGGGCCAGTACCAGCATGACGTCAGCCAAAGCCAGCTGGCGCGCTCGCTCGATGCGGTGGTGGAAGATTGCGTGAATGCCGTCGGTGTCGACGTCAATACGGCGTCGGCGCCACTGCTGGCGCGCGTGTCGGGCCTGTCGGCCAGCGTGGCGCAAAGCATCGTCAGCTACCGCGACATGAAGGGCGCGTTCACTTCGCGCGCGGCTTTGAAGGGCGTGCCGCGCCTGGGCGACAAGACGTTCGAACAGGCGGCCGGCTTCCTGCGCGTGATGGGCGGCGACAATCCGCTGGACGCCTCGGCGGTGCACCCGGAATCGTATCCGCTGGTGGAAAAGATCCTGGCGGACATCAAGAAGGACATCAAGGCGGTGATCGGCGAAACGTCGCTGCTGAAAACCCTGAGCCCGGCAAAATATGCCGACGAAACCTTCGGCGTGCCGACCATTTCCGATATTTTGAAAGAGCTGGAAAAACCGGGCCGCGATCCGCGTCCGGAATTCACCACCGCCACCTTTAAAGAAGGCGTGGAAGAAATCCGCGACCTGCGCCCGGACATGATCCTGGAAGGCGTGGTCACCAACGTGGCCGCGTTTGGCGCCTTTGTCGATATCGGCGTGCACCAGGACGGCCTGGTGCATATCTCGGCGCTGTCGAATACCTTTGTGAAGGATCCGCACACGGTGGTGAAAGCCGGGCAAGTGGTGCGTGTGAAAGTGCTGGAAGTCGATGAGAAGCGCAAGCGCATCGCACTGACCATGCGGCTGACGGACAGCGCGCCGCAGGCCGGCAGCAAGCCCGAGCAAAAGGGCGACCGCAACGACCGCCGCAGCATGGCCCAGCACCAGTCGCAAACGCGCAACGCGCCGGAGCCGGCCGGCAGCATGGCGGCCGCGTTTGCCAAGCTGCGCGGCTAA
- a CDS encoding GNAT family N-acetyltransferase — MSEIVIATASASSPEARLLQDELSAVLQQLSGDSGRASFDADAPDQRAGFYLAKNSAGQLLGCAALRPLGAPNSTTAELKRMFARPGSVGVGAALLAHAEAEALRLGYRTVVLSTRVINSRAVAFYRKHGYASVAPYGKYVGAAQSVCLGKIL; from the coding sequence ATGTCGGAGATCGTCATTGCAACAGCCAGCGCCAGCAGTCCCGAGGCGCGGCTATTGCAGGATGAGTTGTCCGCCGTGCTGCAGCAGCTGAGCGGCGACAGCGGACGGGCGTCATTTGATGCCGATGCACCGGACCAGCGCGCTGGATTTTACTTGGCCAAAAACAGTGCCGGCCAGCTGCTCGGCTGCGCCGCCCTGCGACCGCTGGGTGCGCCAAATAGTACGACGGCCGAACTCAAGCGCATGTTTGCCCGTCCGGGCAGCGTGGGTGTGGGTGCGGCATTGCTGGCTCATGCCGAAGCCGAAGCCCTGCGCCTGGGTTACCGCACGGTGGTCCTGTCCACCCGCGTGATCAATAGCCGCGCCGTGGCGTTTTACCGCAAGCACGGCTATGCGTCCGTCGCACCGTATGGCAAATACGTGGGCGCGGCCCAGTCCGTCTGCCTGGGCAAGATCCTGTAG
- the grxD gene encoding Grx4 family monothiol glutaredoxin → MSDVQTWIKETVTSTPVVLFMKGTAQFPQCGFSGRAIQILKACGVENIATVNVLDDPEVRQGIKDYSNWPTIPQLYVKGEFIGGSDIMNEMFESGELKSLLDA, encoded by the coding sequence ATGAGCGACGTACAAACCTGGATCAAAGAAACCGTGACGAGCACGCCGGTCGTGCTGTTCATGAAAGGCACCGCCCAATTTCCACAATGCGGCTTTTCCGGCCGCGCCATCCAGATCCTGAAAGCCTGCGGCGTGGAAAATATCGCGACCGTCAACGTGCTGGACGATCCGGAAGTTCGCCAGGGCATCAAGGACTACTCGAACTGGCCAACCATTCCACAACTGTATGTCAAGGGCGAGTTCATCGGCGGCTCCGACATCATGAATGAAATGTTTGAATCGGGCGAACTGAAGTCCCTGCTCGATGCCTGA
- a CDS encoding UbiX family flavin prenyltransferase: MPDVPQRPRRIVVAITGATGAVYGLRLLQLLGAIPGVETHLVLSDAAVLTLHQETGMGRKDVEAQAHVVHKLRDIGASIASGSFQSDGMVIAPCSMKTLAAVAHGLSDNLITRAADVVLKERRRLILMVRETPFNLAHLRNMTAVTEMGGIIFPPLPSFYNLPDSIAEMVDHTVARVIDLLGIEHSLAPRWHGLKAGDSNPA; this comes from the coding sequence ATGCCTGATGTACCGCAGCGGCCGCGCCGTATCGTGGTTGCCATCACGGGCGCCACTGGCGCCGTGTACGGCTTGCGGCTGCTGCAATTATTAGGCGCCATCCCCGGCGTCGAAACCCACCTGGTGTTGTCGGACGCGGCGGTATTGACCTTGCACCAGGAAACCGGCATGGGCCGCAAGGACGTCGAAGCACAAGCGCATGTGGTGCACAAGCTGCGCGATATCGGCGCATCGATTGCCAGCGGCTCGTTCCAGTCGGATGGGATGGTGATCGCGCCCTGCTCGATGAAGACGCTGGCGGCCGTGGCGCATGGCCTGTCGGATAATCTGATCACGCGCGCGGCCGATGTGGTGCTCAAGGAGCGCCGGCGCCTGATCCTGATGGTGCGCGAAACGCCGTTCAACCTGGCGCACCTGCGCAATATGACGGCCGTCACCGAAATGGGCGGCATCATCTTCCCGCCCCTGCCCAGCTTTTATAATTTGCCGGACAGCATAGCCGAGATGGTCGACCATACGGTCGCGAGAGTCATCGACCTGCTCGGCATCGAGCACAGCCTGGCGCCGCGCTGGCATGGATTGAAGGCCGGCGACAGCAATCCTGCGTGA
- a CDS encoding MerR family DNA-binding transcriptional regulator, translated as MSLPAPAPSITYTITELAREFDITARAIRFYEDQGLLSPKREGAGGRSRVYTPRDRTRLKLTLRGKRLGLALSEIKGLVDMYESPKDTRAQMDRFLGVLAQHRQTLEQQRIDIEMALAEISSHEAACARMLAELDDGALAPT; from the coding sequence ATGTCCCTGCCTGCGCCCGCACCAAGCATTACCTATACCATTACCGAACTGGCCCGCGAGTTCGACATCACGGCGCGTGCCATCCGCTTCTATGAAGACCAGGGACTGCTGAGCCCGAAACGCGAAGGCGCGGGCGGGCGCAGCCGCGTCTACACGCCGCGCGACCGCACCCGCCTGAAACTGACCCTGCGCGGCAAGCGCCTGGGCCTGGCCTTGTCCGAGATCAAAGGCCTGGTCGACATGTATGAATCGCCTAAGGACACGCGCGCGCAGATGGACCGTTTTCTTGGCGTGCTGGCGCAGCACCGGCAGACGCTGGAGCAGCAGCGCATCGACATCGAAATGGCGCTGGCCGAGATCAGCAGCCACGAAGCGGCCTGCGCGCGCATGCTGGCAGAACTGGACGACGGCGCGCTGGCGCCAACCTGA
- a CDS encoding isovaleryl-CoA dehydrogenase: MLHLPGLTFDHGEDIASLREAIQQFAAAEIAPRAAEIDRSDQFPMDLWRKMGDMGLLGITVSEEYGGAGMGYLAHIIAMEEISRASASVGLSYGAHSNLCVNQIKRNGTDEQKAKYLPKLITGEHIGALAMSEPNAGSDVVSMQLRADFKGDRWVLNGTKMWITNGPDADVLVVYAKNDLAAGARGMTAFLIEKSFKGFSIAQKLDKLGMRGSHTGELVFQDCEVPAENVLGGLGKGVNVLMSGLDFERTVLSGGPLGIMQACMDLVVPYVHDRKQFGQAIGEFQLMQGKLADMYSTMMACKAYVYAVGQACDRATTPEAVRQLRKDAAGAILYSAEKATWMAGEAIQALGGNGYINDYPAGRLWRDAKLYEIGAGTSEIRRMLIGRELFAETK; the protein is encoded by the coding sequence ATGCTCCATCTCCCAGGCTTGACCTTTGACCACGGCGAAGACATCGCCTCCCTGCGCGAAGCGATTCAACAATTCGCCGCCGCCGAAATCGCACCGCGCGCCGCCGAAATCGACCGCAGCGATCAGTTCCCGATGGACTTGTGGCGCAAGATGGGCGACATGGGGCTGCTCGGCATTACCGTCAGCGAAGAATACGGCGGCGCCGGCATGGGCTACCTGGCCCATATCATCGCCATGGAAGAAATCTCGCGCGCCTCGGCCTCGGTCGGCCTGTCCTATGGCGCCCACTCGAACCTGTGCGTCAACCAGATCAAGCGCAACGGCACCGACGAACAGAAAGCCAAATACCTGCCGAAACTGATCACCGGCGAGCATATCGGCGCGCTGGCCATGTCGGAACCGAACGCCGGTTCGGACGTCGTCAGCATGCAGCTGCGCGCCGATTTCAAGGGCGACCGCTGGGTGCTGAACGGCACCAAGATGTGGATCACCAACGGCCCCGACGCGGACGTGCTGGTGGTGTACGCCAAGAATGACCTGGCGGCCGGCGCGCGCGGCATGACGGCCTTCCTGATCGAAAAAAGTTTCAAGGGTTTCTCGATCGCGCAAAAGCTCGACAAGCTGGGCATGCGCGGCTCGCACACGGGCGAACTGGTGTTCCAAGATTGCGAAGTACCGGCCGAAAATGTATTGGGCGGCCTGGGCAAGGGCGTCAATGTGCTGATGTCGGGCCTGGACTTCGAACGCACCGTGCTGTCCGGCGGACCGCTGGGCATCATGCAGGCCTGCATGGACCTGGTGGTGCCGTATGTGCACGACCGCAAGCAGTTCGGCCAGGCCATCGGCGAATTCCAATTAATGCAGGGCAAACTGGCCGACATGTATTCGACCATGATGGCTTGCAAAGCCTATGTGTATGCGGTGGGCCAGGCTTGCGACCGCGCCACCACGCCGGAAGCCGTGCGCCAGTTGCGCAAGGATGCGGCCGGCGCGATTCTGTACAGCGCCGAAAAAGCCACCTGGATGGCCGGCGAAGCGATCCAGGCGCTGGGCGGCAATGGCTATATCAATGACTACCCGGCGGGCCGCCTGTGGCGCGACGCCAAGCTGTATGAAATCGGCGCCGGCACCAGCGAAATTCGCCGCATGCTGATCGGCCGCGAACTGTTTGCCGAAACCAAATAA
- a CDS encoding acetyl-CoA C-acyltransferase: MHDPVVIVGAARTPMGAFQGDFSNITASDLGAVAIKAAVERAGIAPELVEHVYFGNCLMAGQGQAPARQALRKAGLPDSTGAVTLSKMCGSAMQTTMFAHDTLLAGSAEVVVAGGMESMTNAPYLVPKARGGYRIGHGMLFDHMMMDGLEDAYSRDEKGNARSMGTFAEECASQYAFTREAQDAFAIASVQRAQAAAKDGGFDWEIAPVTVPGRGGDTVVSVDEGPLKARLEKIPALKPAFRKDGTITAASSSSINDGAAALVLMRESTANKLGLTIIAKIHGHATHAQAPNLFTTAPIGAVKKLYAKTGWSSSTVDLFEINEAFAAVPMAAMHDLDIPHSKINIHGGACALGHPIGASGARIIVTLLGALKQTGGKRGVAALCIGGGEATAMAIELV; encoded by the coding sequence ATGCATGATCCAGTCGTTATCGTCGGTGCCGCGCGCACCCCCATGGGCGCCTTCCAGGGCGATTTTTCCAACATCACCGCCAGCGACCTGGGCGCCGTGGCCATCAAGGCCGCCGTCGAGCGCGCCGGCATCGCCCCCGAATTGGTCGAACACGTATATTTCGGCAATTGCCTGATGGCCGGCCAGGGCCAGGCGCCCGCGCGCCAGGCCCTGCGCAAGGCCGGCTTGCCGGACTCCACCGGCGCCGTCACCCTGTCCAAAATGTGCGGCTCGGCCATGCAGACCACCATGTTCGCCCACGACACCCTGCTGGCCGGCAGCGCCGAGGTGGTGGTGGCCGGCGGCATGGAATCGATGACCAATGCGCCCTATCTGGTGCCGAAGGCGCGCGGCGGCTACCGCATCGGCCACGGCATGCTGTTCGACCACATGATGATGGACGGCCTGGAAGACGCCTACAGCCGCGATGAAAAAGGCAATGCCCGCTCGATGGGCACGTTTGCCGAAGAATGCGCCAGCCAGTACGCCTTTACGCGCGAAGCGCAGGATGCGTTTGCCATCGCCTCGGTGCAGCGCGCCCAGGCAGCCGCGAAAGATGGCGGCTTTGACTGGGAAATCGCGCCCGTCACCGTGCCCGGCCGTGGTGGCGACACCGTCGTCAGCGTTGACGAAGGACCATTGAAAGCGCGCCTGGAAAAGATCCCGGCCCTGAAACCGGCGTTCAGGAAAGACGGCACGATTACCGCCGCTTCGTCCTCGTCGATCAACGATGGCGCGGCCGCCCTGGTGCTGATGCGCGAATCGACGGCGAACAAGCTGGGCTTGACCATCATCGCCAAGATCCACGGCCACGCCACCCATGCCCAAGCACCGAACCTGTTTACCACCGCCCCGATCGGCGCCGTGAAAAAACTGTACGCCAAGACCGGCTGGAGCAGCAGCACTGTCGACCTGTTTGAAATCAACGAGGCGTTTGCCGCCGTGCCGATGGCCGCCATGCATGACCTCGATATTCCACACAGCAAGATCAATATCCACGGCGGCGCCTGCGCGCTGGGCCACCCGATCGGCGCCTCGGGCGCGCGCATTATCGTCACCCTGCTGGGCGCGCTGAAGCAGACGGGCGGCAAGCGCGGCGTGGCGGCCCTGTGCATCGGCGGCGGCGAAGCGACGGCAATGGCGATCGAACTGGTATAA
- a CDS encoding SDR family oxidoreductase, with product MPTALIIGASRGIGHEIVRQYRQDGWRVIATARRPEDCDTLKALGAEAHQLDVTDVEGCAGLGWKLDDEKLEVAILNAGVYGPRHDGFPAQADFDAVMHTNVLAAMRLLPILAPLVGNAKGKLAVLSSHMGSLSERSSASGSLYRASKAALNSVLIDTALVHGPQGVSCVAFHPGWVRTDMGGAGADISPEESAAGIRATLASLPASKQAVFRNYDGSPIGW from the coding sequence ATGCCTACAGCATTGATCATCGGCGCCTCGCGCGGCATCGGCCATGAAATCGTCCGTCAATACCGCCAGGATGGCTGGCGCGTGATCGCCACCGCGCGCAGGCCCGAGGATTGCGACACCCTCAAGGCCTTGGGCGCCGAAGCGCACCAGCTCGACGTGACCGATGTGGAAGGTTGCGCCGGCCTGGGCTGGAAGCTCGACGATGAAAAACTCGAGGTCGCCATCCTGAACGCGGGCGTATATGGTCCGCGCCACGACGGCTTTCCCGCGCAAGCCGATTTTGATGCCGTGATGCACACCAATGTACTGGCGGCGATGCGCCTGCTGCCGATCTTGGCGCCGCTGGTGGGCAATGCCAAGGGCAAGCTGGCCGTGCTGTCATCGCACATGGGATCGCTCAGCGAGCGCAGCAGCGCCAGCGGTTCGCTGTACCGCGCCAGCAAGGCGGCCCTGAACTCCGTGCTGATCGACACCGCCCTGGTGCATGGTCCGCAGGGCGTGAGCTGCGTGGCCTTCCACCCGGGCTGGGTGCGTACCGACATGGGCGGCGCCGGCGCCGATATTTCCCCTGAAGAAAGCGCGGCCGGCATCCGCGCCACCCTGGCCAGCCTGCCCGCAAGCAAGCAGGCGGTCTTCCGCAATTACGACGGCAGCCCTATCGGCTGGTAA
- a CDS encoding acyl-CoA dehydrogenase family protein: protein MILNEEQSMIQDALRSFSRERLAPNAARWDKEHHFPKEELQELAALGAFGVAVPEEFGGAGLDYVSLALALEEIAAGDGGTSTIISVNNCPVCSIAMMYANTAQKEQWLRPLAQGTMLGAFCLTEPHTGSDASALRTTATRDGDEYVINGTKQFITSGKHADVAIVLAVTDKAAGKRGISAFWVPTSAPGYIVAGLEQKMGQHSSDTAQILFDNCRIPAANLIGEEGQGYKIALSGLEGGRIGIASQAVGMARAAYEAALTYARERESFGKAIFEHQAVQFRLADMATQIEAARQLIRHAAAMKDAGLPCLKEAAMAKLFASEMAEKVCSDAIQVHGGYGYVSDFPVERIYRDVRVCQIYEGTSDIQKILIARAL from the coding sequence ATGATACTCAATGAAGAGCAAAGCATGATCCAGGACGCGCTGCGCAGTTTTTCGCGCGAGCGCCTGGCGCCCAACGCGGCCCGCTGGGACAAGGAACACCATTTCCCGAAGGAAGAACTGCAGGAACTGGCGGCACTGGGCGCGTTTGGCGTGGCCGTGCCGGAGGAATTCGGCGGTGCCGGCCTCGACTATGTGTCGCTGGCGCTGGCGCTGGAAGAAATCGCCGCCGGCGATGGCGGTACCTCGACCATTATCTCGGTCAACAATTGCCCCGTCTGCAGCATCGCCATGATGTACGCGAATACCGCGCAGAAAGAGCAATGGCTGCGCCCGCTGGCACAGGGCACCATGCTGGGCGCCTTCTGCCTGACCGAACCGCACACGGGCAGCGACGCCTCGGCCCTGCGCACCACGGCCACCCGCGATGGCGACGAGTACGTCATCAACGGCACCAAGCAGTTCATTACCAGCGGCAAGCATGCGGACGTGGCCATCGTGCTGGCCGTCACCGACAAGGCGGCCGGCAAGCGCGGCATCAGCGCCTTCTGGGTACCGACCAGCGCACCCGGCTATATCGTGGCGGGGCTGGAACAGAAGATGGGCCAGCACTCGTCGGATACGGCACAAATCCTGTTTGACAACTGCCGCATTCCCGCCGCCAACCTGATCGGCGAAGAGGGCCAGGGCTACAAGATCGCCTTGTCGGGCCTGGAAGGCGGGCGTATCGGCATCGCCTCGCAGGCGGTCGGCATGGCGCGTGCCGCCTATGAGGCGGCCTTGACCTACGCGCGCGAACGGGAGAGTTTCGGCAAAGCCATCTTTGAACACCAGGCGGTGCAGTTCCGCCTGGCCGACATGGCGACGCAGATCGAAGCGGCGCGCCAGCTGATACGCCACGCGGCGGCCATGAAGGATGCGGGCCTGCCCTGCCTGAAGGAAGCGGCGATGGCGAAACTGTTTGCCTCCGAGATGGCGGAAAAAGTGTGCTCCGACGCCATCCAGGTGCATGGCGGCTATGGCTATGTGTCGGATTTCCCGGTCGAGCGCATCTACCGCGATGTGAGGGTGTGCCAGATTTACGAGGGGACCAGCGATATCCAGAAGATACTCATCGCAAGAGCCTTGTAA
- a CDS encoding YihY/virulence factor BrkB family protein: MIINRHASAYILSHPLRFVLQVLKGFRANQGLLLAGAVAYYSLLSIVPLLMLVVVALSHVIAQEELLRTIGHYLEWLVPGQSKAIVTEVAHFLDNRSVIGWLLLLTMLFFSSLAFTVLENAMSVIFNHRVAIRRRHFLISAVLPYCYILCLGVGILLITLVAGGLQVMGDESVRFLRRDWGLEGLSGALLYLLGLTGEILVLSSIYLVMPVGRLSFTHALMGGVTAALLWEIARHVLVWYFSTLSQVNIVYGSMTTAIVVMFSLEIGATLLLLGAQVISEYERVARGGEEDKPLELRT; encoded by the coding sequence ATGATCATCAACCGCCACGCCAGCGCGTATATTCTCAGCCATCCCTTGCGCTTCGTGCTGCAGGTGTTGAAAGGCTTTCGCGCCAACCAGGGCCTGCTGCTGGCCGGCGCCGTCGCCTATTATTCGCTGCTGTCCATCGTGCCGCTCCTGATGCTGGTGGTGGTGGCCCTGTCGCACGTGATCGCGCAGGAAGAATTGCTGCGCACCATAGGCCATTACCTGGAATGGCTGGTGCCGGGACAATCGAAGGCCATCGTGACGGAGGTCGCGCATTTTCTCGATAACCGCAGCGTGATCGGCTGGCTATTGTTGCTGACCATGCTGTTTTTCAGCTCGCTGGCGTTTACCGTGCTGGAAAACGCCATGAGCGTGATCTTCAACCATCGCGTGGCGATACGCCGCCGCCATTTCCTGATTTCCGCCGTGCTGCCGTATTGCTACATCCTGTGCCTGGGCGTGGGTATACTGCTGATCACGCTGGTGGCGGGTGGCTTGCAGGTGATGGGCGACGAAAGCGTGCGCTTCCTGCGCCGGGACTGGGGGCTGGAAGGCTTGTCCGGCGCGCTGCTGTATTTGCTGGGGCTGACGGGCGAGATCCTGGTGCTCAGTTCAATTTACCTGGTGATGCCGGTGGGCCGGCTGTCGTTTACGCATGCACTGATGGGCGGCGTGACGGCGGCGCTGCTGTGGGAAATCGCACGCCATGTGCTGGTCTGGTATTTTTCCACATTGTCACAGGTCAATATTGTCTACGGTTCGATGACGACGGCGATTGTCGTCATGTTCAGCCTGGAAATCGGCGCCACCCTGCTGCTGCTGGGGGCACAGGTGATTTCCGAGTACGAGCGGGTGGCGCGCGGTGGCGAAGAAGACAAGCCGCTGGAGCTAAGGACTTGA
- a CDS encoding LD-carboxypeptidase yields the protein MSSHRSFSRRQFGGMLAAAVGAAGAPALAAAAQPKGARMQAHPLIKPARLRQGDLVAIIAPAGFTDDDAIAKAVGNLESLGLRVTLGTNIRAVHGNYAGTVQQRLDDLHAAFRDPQVKAVWAIRGGSGCISLLALIDYKLICANPKILIGYSDITALHLAIHRHTGLVTFHGPVASSTFSEYTVTHLKNVLMQPQEQYTIPMALENHRRAQTHANFTIRTVHDGQATGRLTGGNLCMVSALAGTPYAAEFHDRILFLEEINEAPYRVDRMLYQLDLAGNLSTAAALMLGVFMHCEADEGDIALSLDQTLDQHLQPLTVPAVAGYSFGHIRDQFTLPMGIMATLDAQRQTVTLLEAAVS from the coding sequence ATGAGCAGTCACCGCAGTTTTAGCCGGCGCCAGTTTGGCGGCATGCTGGCCGCCGCCGTCGGCGCGGCCGGCGCACCGGCCCTGGCCGCTGCCGCGCAGCCAAAAGGAGCACGCATGCAAGCACACCCCCTGATCAAACCGGCGCGCCTGCGCCAGGGCGACTTGGTCGCCATCATCGCCCCCGCCGGCTTTACGGACGACGACGCCATCGCCAAGGCCGTGGGCAATCTCGAATCGCTGGGCCTGCGCGTCACCCTCGGCACCAATATCCGTGCCGTGCATGGCAACTATGCCGGTACGGTGCAGCAGCGGCTCGACGACTTGCACGCGGCCTTCCGCGATCCGCAAGTGAAAGCCGTGTGGGCGATACGCGGCGGCTCGGGCTGCATCTCGCTGCTGGCGCTGATCGATTACAAGCTGATCTGCGCCAATCCGAAAATACTGATCGGCTACTCCGACATCACGGCGCTGCACCTGGCGATTCATCGCCACACGGGCCTGGTGACGTTCCATGGCCCCGTCGCTTCCTCGACGTTTTCCGAGTACACGGTGACGCATCTGAAAAATGTGCTGATGCAGCCGCAGGAGCAGTACACGATCCCGATGGCGCTGGAAAACCACCGCCGCGCGCAAACCCACGCCAACTTCACGATCCGCACCGTGCATGACGGCCAGGCGACGGGAAGGCTGACCGGCGGCAACCTGTGCATGGTCAGCGCGCTGGCCGGCACGCCGTATGCGGCCGAGTTTCACGACCGCATCTTGTTTTTGGAAGAAATCAACGAAGCGCCGTACCGGGTCGACCGCATGCTGTACCAGCTCGATCTCGCCGGCAACTTGTCGACCGCGGCGGCGCTGATGCTGGGCGTGTTCATGCATTGCGAGGCGGACGAGGGCGATATCGCCCTGAGCCTGGACCAGACGCTGGACCAGCATCTGCAGCCCTTGACGGTGCCGGCCGTGGCCGGCTATTCCTTCGGCCATATCCGCGACCAGTTCACCTTGCCGATGGGCATAATGGCCACCCTGGACGCGCAGCGCCAGACGGTGACCTTGCTGGAAGCGGCCGTCAGTTAG